One Nerophis ophidion isolate RoL-2023_Sa linkage group LG06, RoL_Noph_v1.0, whole genome shotgun sequence genomic region harbors:
- the LOC133554859 gene encoding LOW QUALITY PROTEIN: sodium-dependent lysophosphatidylcholine symporter 1-like (The sequence of the model RefSeq protein was modified relative to this genomic sequence to represent the inferred CDS: deleted 1 base in 1 codon), with translation MMKCIQKLKNPFLELSERTSSGMRQESSGGISLTRKLCFAAGGVPYQLTPVAISVSLQIFLLEVAQLEVFSTSMVLLVSRVWDAVTDPLVGYLVSRSRRTPIGKLTPRLVLSTPFGVLSYVLLWFVPQVKTSLKTTWFVAAACLLETLMSGYNVPYLSLSMFLGGDQRERDSATAYRMSVEMTAMLLASVIQGQVLAVYHAEKQEACEQLEQDGPPSLSPPHVASLQATQKAFLTSAVVIGGLFFICSLVLFLGVKEHQGPVSSSDKVRPSFTNSLKMLICHIALRRLVLGFVFSSFAFQTSLGNFALFCSHAANLGDQFQHLLLVLLISASVAVPLWQLVLLRIGKKATVFIGFSLFIPSINIVACVPSHLPVFMIMCVLMGFSVAMIFLLPWSMLPDVVEDFALTHPSCKDLEPLFFSCYAFCNKLAGGLAIGLSTMTLQFVGYKAGECHHSHGVVTALTVLFSPVPIALLLIGMMFFHSYPINERQSPSNKEAATSYLTAPSSSLQQRENAEQFAGVTTISHLLHTSNSSHARPDTHVRLSAIFIDSSCTSSKKRSKVSWV, from the exons ATGATGAAATGTATCCAAAAATTGAAGAATCCGTTTTTAGAACTTTCAGAAAGGACCTCATCGGGCATGCGGCAGGAA tcttcagGTGGGATTTCTCTGACCAGGAAGTTATGTTTTGCTGCTGGAGGTGTCCCATATCAGCTCACCCCTGTGGCCATTAGTGTCTCACTACAGATCTTTCTACTGGAGGTTGcacag TTGGAGGTCTTCTCCACCTCCATGGTTCTGTTGGTGAGTCGGGTCTGGGATGCAGTGACTGACCCTCTGGTCGGATACCTGGTGAGCCGCAGCAGGCGGACACCGATCGGTAAACTCACTCCAAG GCTCGTTCTTTCCACGCCATTTGGGGTTCTGTCTTACGTGCTGCTGTGGTTTGTTCCCCAAGTTAAGACGTCTCTTAAGACGACGTGGTTTGTTGCAGCTGCCTGCCTGCTTGAGACCCTCATGAGT gGCTACAATGTCCCCTATCTCTCTTTGAGTATGTTCCTTGGAGGAGACCAGAGAGAAAGAGACTCTGCCACCGCCTACA GGATGAGCGTGGAGATGACGGCGATGCTGTTAGCATCCGTCATCCAGGGTCAGGTCTTGGCGGTGTACCATGCAGAAAAGCAGGAGGCCTGTGAGCAGCTAGAACAAGATGGACCCCCAAGCTTGTCTCCACCGCATGTTGCATCACTTCAAGCGACG CAAAAGGCTTTCCTGACCTCTGCTGTGGTTATTGGAGGGCTGTTTTTCATCTGTAGCCTTGTTCTCTTTTTGGGAGTGAAAGAGCACCAGG GCCCCGTGAGCTCCAGTGACAAAGTACGGCCATCTTTTACAAACTCATTGAAGATGCTGATCTGTCACAttgcttta cgACGTCTGGTGCTCGGATTTGTGTTCAGCTCTTTTGCATTTCAG ACATCCTTGGGAAATTTTGCCCTGTTTTGCAGTCATGCGGCGAATCTCGGAGATCAATTCCAACACCTACTACTGGTTTTACTG ATTTCTGCATCAGTAGCAGTTCCTCTATGGCAATTGGTTCTCCTCAGAATTGGAAAAAAGGCCACGGTCTTCATCGGGTTCTCA CTATTCATCCCTAGCATCAAT ATAGTCGCCTGTGTCCCCAGCCACCTCCCTGTTTTCATGATAATGTGCGTCCTGATGGGATTCAGTGTGGCGATGATATTTTTGTTACCATG GTCCATGCTCCCTGATGTGGTTGAGGACTTTGCCTTAACGCATCCCTCCTGTAAAGACCTGGAGCCGCTGTTTTTCTCCTGCTACGCCTTCTGCAATAAGCTGGCAGGAGGCCTCGCTATTGGACTCTCCACCATGACTTTGCA ATTTGTTGGATACAAGGCCGGCGAGTGTCACCATAGCCACGGAGTGGTGACAGCTCTAACAGTGCTGTTTTCGCCTGTTCCCATCGCTCTACTGTTGATAGGGATGATGTTCTTTCACTCCTATCCAATCAATGAGAGGCAAAGTCCGTCAAACAAAGAAGCGGCTACTTCCTA TTTAACAGCTCCATCTTCATCATTACAGCAAAGGGAAAACGCAGAGCAGTTTGCTGGTGTGACAACAATTTCACATCTGCTGCACACATCCAATTCATCACATGCACGTCCAGATACTCATGTTAGATTATCTGCCATATTTATTGACTCAAGTTGTACATCGTCAAAGAAGAGATCCAAAGTCTCTTGGGTGTAG
- the LOC133554858 gene encoding protein FAM110A-like: MPVETIQHPLRSSAKTAVAATPPRLRPKGFVGPDFYRQSPPAAGRPKQSAVERLEADKAKYVKSPVALSKQQPVMPPDVRKPLLSPTATLKPSKKTQTQPKIKQDAAQLDLEHLSNLISDVSDGPSAAVTAESVDTVMTQQKKERPDPPSRPDDSSPAKVRLKASETAASPIARTVRRVDVIPQARPVHTPRRPPLFIRQPLQPLRLHPQFPLRLATSHQYLRTTNTPLKPFAAPPPPDKPPASSPLCIPVLPPPSPAITRLSSSSARKRCSLTRSKSDMSDRFSRAGTELERFFNLCGLDPADLQDLTGSTSDIVSMARFRSVSAPGSECAGSGRQDEGDDDDEQEQERVPYGVSVIERNARVIKWLYGVCQAK; the protein is encoded by the coding sequence ATGCCCGTGGAGACGATCCAGCATCCACTGAGGTCGTCTGCGAAGACTGCCGTAGCTGCGACGCCCCCTCGCCTGCGACCCAAGGGCTTTGTGGGTCCTGACTTCTACCGGCAAAGTCCGCCTGCAGCAGGCCGACCGAAGCAGAGTGCGGTGGAGAGACTGGAAGCGGACAAAGCCAAATATGTGAAGAGTCCAGTAGCGCTGTCCAAGCAGCAGCCGGTCATGCCTCCTGATGTTCGCAAGCCTCTGCTGAGCCCCACCGCCACACTGAAGCCCTCCaaaaagacacaaacacaaccaaaaatcaaGCAGGATGCCGCACAGCTCGACTTGGAACACCTGAGCAATCTGATCAGTGACGTGAGCGATGGACCCAGTGCAGCCGTTACCGCAGAGTCCGTTGATACCGTGATGACTCAGCAGAAAAAAGAGAGGCCGGATCCACCGTCTCGTCCTGACGACTCGAGTCCGGCCAAGGTTAGACTGAAAGCATCCGAAACTGCTGCATCTCCGATTGCAAGGACCGTGCGCAGGGTGGACGTCATACCTCAGGCCAGGCCCGTGCACACCCCTCGCAGGCCACCGCTGTTCATCCGCCAGCCGCTTCAACCTCTTCGTCTGCACCCCCAGTTTCCTCTCCGCTTGGCTACTTCACACCAGTACCTTCGAACAACAAACACTCCTCTGAAACCTTTTGCTGCTCCGCCTCCACCAGACAAGCCTCCTGCCTCATCTCCTCTCTGCATCCCCGTTTTACCTCCTCCATCGCCGGCCATTACACGTCTATCCTCGTCCAGTGCCAGGAAACGCTGCTCCCTGACCCGCTCCAAATCAGACATGAGCGACCGTTTTTCCCGAGCCGGAACCGAGTTGGAACGCTTCTTCAACCTGTGTGGTTTGGACCCGGCGGACCTGCAGGACTTGACCGGATCCACTTCCGACATTGTGTCTATGGCTCGCTTTCGCAGCGTCAGCGCTCCGGGGTCCGAGTGTGCGGGCTCCGGCCGGCAGGATGAAGGTGACGACGACGATGAGCAGGAACAAGAACGCGTGCCGTATGGTGTTTCTGTCATTGAAAGGAACGCAAGAGTGATCAAGTGGCTTTATGGAGTTTGTCAGGCAAAGTGA